The following proteins are co-located in the Anas platyrhynchos isolate ZD024472 breed Pekin duck chromosome 1, IASCAAS_PekinDuck_T2T, whole genome shotgun sequence genome:
- the CLDN34 gene encoding claudin-34: MSSLTSTSHLQLAAFALGTIGWILCTISMGLVEWRVWHVDNTTIISSGIAWVGIWKVCFISYLHVSSGYKEQFCHKFSGYDSFIPHEIYVAQGLLLIAMVMGLLGLTATVFALRNIYMGISRKTLITHFFLLGGFFYIFAGLCVLVPVSWNFYSVAQNQSIAFPPSYYMPSSPTAQEVGAAIPIGIIAVILLLLSGTFSLSYRFPITTNTDMKS; encoded by the coding sequence ATGAGCTCCCTGACCAGCACCTCACACCTCCAGCTGGCTGCCTTTGCCTTGGGTACAATAGGCTGGATCCTGTGCACCATTTCCATGGGACTTGTGGAGTGGAGAGTGTGGCATGTGGACAACACCACCATAATCTCCTCTGGCATTGCGTGGGTGGGGATTTGGAAAGTCTGCTTCATCAGTTATCTTCATGTCTCATCTGGCTATAAAGAACAGTTCTGTCATAAATTCAGTGGCTACGACTCCTTCATCCCCCATGAAATTTATGTTGCCCAGGGTCTCCTGCTGATCGCCATGGTCATGGGTTTGCTGGGACTGACAGCCACAGTATTTGCtctgagaaatatttatatGGGAATCAGCCGCAAAACTCTCATCACTCATTTCTTCCTGCTGGGTGGCTTCTTCTACATATTTGCCGGTCTGTGTGTCCTGGTTCCAGTGAGCTGGAACTTCTATTCTGTAGCACAAAACCAGAGCATCGCTTTTCCGCCCTCTTACTACATGCCCTCCAGCCCCACGGCACAGGAAGTCGGTGCTGCCATTCCCATTGGGATCATAGCTGTCatcttgctgctgctgagtgggactttttctctctcctacaGATTTCCTATAACCACAAACACAGACATGAAATCCTGA